In Drosophila simulans strain w501 chromosome X, Prin_Dsim_3.1, whole genome shotgun sequence, one DNA window encodes the following:
- the LOC27208051 gene encoding protein suppressor of white apricot isoform X4 — translation MMPYNVRNAGGGSVGGILRRTGQGSATVTTILGNGNTPGALGTGKVSSSSMENHRQPPLELLVFGYACKIFRDDEKAREMDHGKQLIPWMGDVNLKIDRYDVRGALCELAPHEAPPGGYGNRLEYLSAEEQRAEQLCEEERYLFLYNNEEELRLRQVPITSNPTTDKDTTDIPSIFPASPFLEQVNT, via the exons ATGATGCCCTACAATGTGCGAAACGCCGGTGGCGGAAGCGTTGGCGGAATCCTGCGGCGCACGGGCCAAGGATCGGCCACCGTAACCACGATTCTTGGCAATGGAAACACCCCGGGAGCACTGGGAACCGGAAAAGTGTCCTCATCCAGCATGGAGAACCACAGACAACCGCCGTTGGAACTCCTCGTGTTTGGCTACGCCTGCAAGATTTTCCGGGACGACGAGAAGGCGCGGGAAATGGACCACGGCAAGCAGTTGATTCCCTGGATGGGCGATGTAAATCTCAAGATTGACAG ATACGATGTGCGTGGAGCCCTCTGCGAACTGGCACCGCACGAGGCGCCACCAGGCGGATACGGCAACCGGCTTGAGTACTTGAGCGCCGAGGAGCAGCGCGCCGAGCAGCTGTGCGAGGAGGAGCGCTACCTGTTTCTGTACAATaacgaggaggagctgcgaCTACGACAAG TACCAATCACATCAAATCCAACCACCGATAAAGATACCACCGACATCCCCTCGATATTTCCAGCGAGTCCGTTCTTGGAGCAGGTAAATACGTAA
- the LOC27208051 gene encoding protein suppressor of white apricot isoform X3, producing the protein MMPYNVRNAGGGSVGGILRRTGQGSATVTTILGNGNTPGALGTGKVSSSSMENHRQPPLELLVFGYACKIFRDDEKAREMDHGKQLIPWMGDVNLKIDRYDVRGALCELAPHEAPPGGYGNRLEYLSAEEQRAEQLCEEERYLFLYNNEEELRLRQGWSDFLGVCSQGSRSMIALPGKAQALAIFVIQHLPLSLSLCISLSFASTRIRFSRSDSN; encoded by the exons ATGATGCCCTACAATGTGCGAAACGCCGGTGGCGGAAGCGTTGGCGGAATCCTGCGGCGCACGGGCCAAGGATCGGCCACCGTAACCACGATTCTTGGCAATGGAAACACCCCGGGAGCACTGGGAACCGGAAAAGTGTCCTCATCCAGCATGGAGAACCACAGACAACCGCCGTTGGAACTCCTCGTGTTTGGCTACGCCTGCAAGATTTTCCGGGACGACGAGAAGGCGCGGGAAATGGACCACGGCAAGCAGTTGATTCCCTGGATGGGCGATGTAAATCTCAAGATTGACAG ATACGATGTGCGTGGAGCCCTCTGCGAACTGGCACCGCACGAGGCGCCACCAGGCGGATACGGCAACCGGCTTGAGTACTTGAGCGCCGAGGAGCAGCGCGCCGAGCAGCTGTGCGAGGAGGAGCGCTACCTGTTTCTGTACAATaacgaggaggagctgcgaCTACGACAAG GTTGGAGCGACTTCTTGGGCGTGTGTAGTCAGGGATCCAGATCCATGATCGCCTTGCCGGGGAAGGCTCAGGCTCTAGCGATTTTTGTTATCCAGCACCTTCCTCtatctctttctctctgtATCTCTCTCTCGTTCGCATCAACTCGAATACGTTTCTCTCGCTCTGATTCGAATTAG
- the LOC6724840 gene encoding 27 kDa hemolymph protein — protein MSSWSLCPLLLAFAVHAVLGSVDLAGSLDPSLLENVDVDQLRSNYLPQGLQNTNVTLADFQKLLQSKCEKANGHLPKGSINASDLSKSIEDAGMHLAECLSGLANMTEIQAEIEEASPKGDLDVVFEKYCLRLPQAKTCLKNFNDALLPCLTTDEKTHNAVLQRIADKLLEFICYKNGDQIALFIAEEGPECLQQSREGIANCLNSSFAGYLPKTISPEWDLPQLVLGPKQCVDLYAFETCTVSLLEKCDTITPSNIVESMFRYVRKESSCQPHIDRVKLQHRRALPLTSGSGSSVSLHLTWTSASLLMATLLARLA, from the coding sequence ATGTCGAGCTGGTCGCTTTGTCCGCTTTTACTGGCCTTCGCGGTTCACGCCGTGCTTGGATCCGTGGATTTGGCTGGTTCCCTGGatccctcgctgctggagAACGTGGATGTGGACCAGCTGAGGTCCAACTATCTACCCCAAGGCCTGCAAAACACCAATGTCACCTTGGCCGACTTCCAAAAGTTGCTGCAGTCGAAGTGCGAGAAGGCCAATGGCCATTTGCCAAAAGGATCAATTAACGCCTCTGACCTGAGCAAGTCCATCGAGGATGCGGGCATGCACCTCGCAGAATGCCTCTCCGGATTGGCCAATATGACGGAGATCCAGGCGGAGATCGAGGAGGCGAGTCCCAAGGGCGACCTGGACGTGGTCTTCGAGAAGTACTGCCTCCGCTTGCCGCAGGCCAAGACCTGCCTGAAGAACTTCAACGACGCGCTCCTGCCCTGCCTGACCACCGATGAGAAGACCCACAACGCGGTGCTGCAGAGGATTGCGGACAAGCTGCTGGAGTTCATATGCTACAAGAACGGAGACCAGATTGCGCTCTTCATCGCCGAAGAGGGCCCCGAGTGCCTGCAGCAGAGTCGCGAAGGCATCGCCAATTGCCTGAACTCCTCCTTCGCCGGATATCTGCCCAAGACGATTAGCCCGGAGTGGGATCTGCCCCAGCTGGTCCTGGGTCCGAAGCAGTGCGTCGACCTCTACGCGTTCGAGACGTGCACCGTTAGTCTGCTGGAGAAGTGCGATACGATCACTCCCAGCAATATCGTAGAGTCCATGTTCCGGTACGTTAGGAAGGAGTCCTCCTGCCAGCCCCACATCGACAGGGTCAAGCTGCAGCACCGCAGAGCCCTGCCCTTGACCAGTGGGTCCGGCTCATCCGTATCCCTGCATCTCACCTGGACCTCTGCGAGCCTGCTAATGGCCACTTTACTCGCCCGACTGGCTTAA
- the LOC27208051 gene encoding protein suppressor of white apricot isoform X2: MMPYNVRNAGGGSVGGILRRTGQGSATVTTILGNGNTPGALGTGKVSSSSMENHRQPPLELLVFGYACKIFRDDEKAREMDHGKQLIPWMGDVNLKIDRYDVRGALCELAPHEAPPGGYGNRLEYLSAEEQRAEQLCEEERYLFLYNNEEELRLRQEEDLKRLQQETSGGSFCQVGFQYDSQSAASTSLGGSSTATSQLSPNSEESELPFVLPYTLMMAPPLDMQLPETMKQHAIIEKTARFIATQGAQMEILIKAKQANNTQFDFLTQGGHLQPYYRHLLAAIKAAKFPPAPETPLDQQNTDKEAPSADDHSEEVAGGRRNPNQVVITVPTIKYKPSANCAYTQLISKIKGVPLQAVLLEDESSNPGNSQHSGGTASPALSCRSEGHNSQGGEFTPVLLQYNGSTFTHEEESSNREQQDDNDGNSGEPPQVELLKNTSALALAQNYSSESEEEEDQVQPEKEEEKKPEPVLTFPVPEDNLRHIIDKTATYVIKNGRQFEETLRTKSVERFSFLLPANEYYPYYLYKVTGDVDAASKEEKTRKAAAVAAALMSKKGLSFGGAAAAVSGSNLDKAPEASDEEASSSAAGVEHVRPGMPDSVQRAIKQVETQLLARTAGQKGNTTASPSCSSPQKEQRQAEERVKDKLAQIAREKLNGMISREKQLQLERKRKALAFLNQIKGEGATVGSAVSVVGPNPPESAAGAATADSGDESGDSVRSIPITYFGPDDDDEVGEQRPEMRLKGGTTKDEEDDDDEDGGDLEKYNLLNDDSTNTFTSKPVLPPTAAPPAAVLLSDDDDVQLVTTTSTRSSSSRHLKTHRRSRSRSKNVRSSDSSRSSRESSRRRRQKSSRRSREPSSNPPRKSQHSSTQRKKTPKKRRRSKSRSRSKSIRRSRSISILRTNRRSRSRSSSCRNAEQRRQQDRRRTPTKKSHKRHKRRRRSSSP, encoded by the exons ATGATGCCCTACAATGTGCGAAACGCCGGTGGCGGAAGCGTTGGCGGAATCCTGCGGCGCACGGGCCAAGGATCGGCCACCGTAACCACGATTCTTGGCAATGGAAACACCCCGGGAGCACTGGGAACCGGAAAAGTGTCCTCATCCAGCATGGAGAACCACAGACAACCGCCGTTGGAACTCCTCGTGTTTGGCTACGCCTGCAAGATTTTCCGGGACGACGAGAAGGCGCGGGAAATGGACCACGGCAAGCAGTTGATTCCCTGGATGGGCGATGTAAATCTCAAGATTGACAG ATACGATGTGCGTGGAGCCCTCTGCGAACTGGCACCGCACGAGGCGCCACCAGGCGGATACGGCAACCGGCTTGAGTACTTGAGCGCCGAGGAGCAGCGCGCCGAGCAGCTGTGCGAGGAGGAGCGCTACCTGTTTCTGTACAATaacgaggaggagctgcgaCTACGACAAG AGGAGGACCTCAAGCGACTGCAGCAGGAAACCTCCGGCGGCAGCTTCTGCCAGGTGGGCTTTCAATACGATAGCCAGTCGGCAGCCTCCACTTCCCTCGGTGGCTCCTCAACGGCGACCTCCCAGCTCTCGCCGAACTCCGAGGAGAGCGAGCTGCCCTTCGTCCTGCCCTACACCCTGATGATGGCACCACCCTTGGACATGCAGCTG CCCGAAACGATGAAGCAGCACGCTATTATCGAGAAGACTGCTCGCTTTATCGCCACCCAGGGCGCCCAAATGGAAATTCTAATCAAGGCAAAGCAGGCGAACAACACGCAGTTCGATTTCCTGACCCAAGGTGGACACCTGCAGCCCTACTACCGTCACCTCTTGGCTGCGATCAAGGCGGCCAAATTTCCGCCCGCACCAGAAACTCCGTTGGATCAGCAGAATACAGACAAGGAAGCACCCTCAGCGGACGACCACAGCGAGGAAGTCGCGGGTGGAAGGAGGAACCCCAATCAAGTGGTCATCACGGTGCCCACCATCAAGTACAAGCCCTCGGCCAACTGCGCCTACACCCAGCTCATTAGCAAGATCAAGGGCGTGCCCCTCCAAGCGGTATTGCTGGAGGACGAGTCAAGCAATCCAGGGAACTCGCAGCACTCGGGCGGCACCGCCTCGCCCGCACTTAGCTGTCGATCCGAAGGACACAACAGCCAGGGAGGGGAGTTCACACCCGTGCTGCTGCAGTACAACGGTAGCACCTTCACACACGAGGAGGAATCGTCGAACCGGGAGCAGCAGGATGATAACGATGGCAACAGTGGTGAGCCGCCGCAGGTGGAGCTGCTTAAGAACACAAGTGCGCTGGCGTTGGCCCAAAACTATAGTTCAGAAAGTGAGGAGGAGGAAGATCAAGTTCAGCcagaaaaggaggaggagaag AAACCGGAGCCCGTGCTTACCTTCCCCGTTCCGGAGGACAATCTAAGGCACATAATCGACAAGACGGCCACATACGTAATCAAGAACGGACGCCAGTTTGAGGAGACCCTTCGCACGAAGAGCGTGGAAAGGTTTAGTTTCTTGCTGCCGGCCAATGAGTACTATCCATACTACTTGTACAAAGTGACCGGCGATGTGGATGCGGCTTCCAAGGAGGAGAAAACTAGGAAAGCAGCAGCTGTAGCTGCCGCCCTGATGTCAAAGAAGGGGCTTAGTtttggaggagcagcagctgcagtgaGTGGAAGCAATCTGGATAAGG cTCCT GAAGCCAGCGACGAGGAGGCTAGTTCGAGTGCTGCTGGGGTGGAGCACGTGCGACCGGGTATGCCAGATAGTGTGCAACGGGCCATCAAACAGGTAGAGACGCAGTTGTTGGCCAGGACCGCCGGGCAGAAGGGCAACACCACGGCTTCCCCATCCTGTTCCTCACCGCAAAAAGAGCAGCGACAAG CTGAGGAGCGTGTTAAGGACAAGCTGGCGCAGATTGCCCGCGAGAAGTTGAACGGAATGATTTCACGCGAGAAACAATTGCAGTTGGAACGAAAGCGAAAGGCCTTGGCCTTTCTTAATCAGATAAAAG GTGAGGGTGCCACTGTGGGCTCTGCTGTGTCTGTTGTTGGTCCGAATCCTCCGGAGTCGGCGGCCGGAGCTGCTACCGCCGACAGTGGTGACGAGTCTGGTGATTCTGTCCGTTCCATACCAATTACATATTTTGGGcccgacgacgatgacgaagTCGGTGAACAAAGGCCTGAGATGAGGCTCAAAGGGGGCACGACGaaggacgaggaggacgacgatgatgaggatggcGGCGATCTGGAGAAGTACAACTTGCTCAACGACGATAGCACGAACACCTTTACCAGCAAACCCGTTCTTCCTCCCACCGCTGCTCCACCTGCTGCCGTTCTGCTTTCTGACGACGATGACGTCCAGCTTGTGACCACTACCTCAACGCGGTCCTCCAGCTCGCGCCATCTTAAAACCCACCGCCGGAGCAGAAGTCGCAGTAAGAACGTCCGAAGCAGTGACAGCAGCCGTTCTAGTCGAGAGTCCTCGCGCCGACGGCGTCAGAAGAGCAGCAGGCGTTCCAGGGAGCCATCATCGAACCCGCCACGTAAGTCCCAGCATTCGTCAACGCAGCGAAAAAAAACCCCCAAAAAGAGGAGGCGCAGCAAAAGTAGAAGTCGCTCTAAAAGCATCCGGCGGAGTAGGAGCATAAGCATATTAAGAACCAACCGGCGGAGCAGATCGCGTAGCTCCAGCTGTAGAAATGCAGAACAGCGACGCCAGCAGGACCGACGGCGCACTCCCACCAAGAAGTCCCACAAGCGGCACAAGCGACGCAGGCGCAGCAGCTCCCCCTGA
- the LOC6740296 gene encoding venom serine protease inhibitor — protein sequence MLRSNYLLLISGCCLVFAVSAQIPITPRSCPANETFLACGPDCQTECATLGKPCLVRHIRCPDGCYCNKGFARNAAGTCIPLRRCSTGGYGN from the exons ATGCTTCGCTCAAACTATCTTTTGCTGATCAGCGGTTGCTGCCTGGTTTTCGCTGTCTCAGCGCAGATTCCCATCA CGCCCCGGAGTTGCCCGGCGAACGAGACTTTCCTGGCCTGTGGTCCCGATTGCCAAACGGAGTGCGCCACGCTGGGAAAGCCCTGTCTGGTCAGGCACATCCGATGCCCAGATGGATGCTACTGCAACAAGGGCTTCGCGAGGAACGCCGCGGGCACGTGCATCCCCCTTCGGCGGTGCAGCACAGGCGGCTACGGAAACTGA
- the LOC27208051 gene encoding protein suppressor of white apricot isoform X1 — MMPYNVRNAGGGSVGGILRRTGQGSATVTTILGNGNTPGALGTGKVSSSSMENHRQPPLELLVFGYACKIFRDDEKAREMDHGKQLIPWMGDVNLKIDRYDVRGALCELAPHEAPPGGYGNRLEYLSAEEQRAEQLCEEERYLFLYNNEEELRLRQEEDLKRLQQETSGGSFCQVGFQYDSQSAASTSLGGSSTATSQLSPNSEESELPFVLPYTLMMAPPLDMQLPETMKQHAIIEKTARFIATQGAQMEILIKAKQANNTQFDFLTQGGHLQPYYRHLLAAIKAAKFPPAPETPLDQQNTDKEAPSADDHSEEVAGGRRNPNQVVITVPTIKYKPSANCAYTQLISKIKGVPLQAVLLEDESSNPGNSQHSGGTASPALSCRSEGHNSQGGEFTPVLLQYNGSTFTHEEESSNREQQDDNDGNSGEPPQVELLKNTSALALAQNYSSESEEEEDQVQPEKEEEKKPEPVLTFPVPEDNLRHIIDKTATYVIKNGRQFEETLRTKSVERFSFLLPANEYYPYYLYKVTGDVDAASKEEKTRKAAAVAAALMSKKGLSFGGAAAAVSGSNLDKAPVSFSIRARDDQCPLQHTLPQEASDEEASSSAAGVEHVRPGMPDSVQRAIKQVETQLLARTAGQKGNTTASPSCSSPQKEQRQAEERVKDKLAQIAREKLNGMISREKQLQLERKRKALAFLNQIKGEGATVGSAVSVVGPNPPESAAGAATADSGDESGDSVRSIPITYFGPDDDDEVGEQRPEMRLKGGTTKDEEDDDDEDGGDLEKYNLLNDDSTNTFTSKPVLPPTAAPPAAVLLSDDDDVQLVTTTSTRSSSSRHLKTHRRSRSRSKNVRSSDSSRSSRESSRRRRQKSSRRSREPSSNPPRKSQHSSTQRKKTPKKRRRSKSRSRSKSIRRSRSISILRTNRRSRSRSSSCRNAEQRRQQDRRRTPTKKSHKRHKRRRRSSSP; from the exons ATGATGCCCTACAATGTGCGAAACGCCGGTGGCGGAAGCGTTGGCGGAATCCTGCGGCGCACGGGCCAAGGATCGGCCACCGTAACCACGATTCTTGGCAATGGAAACACCCCGGGAGCACTGGGAACCGGAAAAGTGTCCTCATCCAGCATGGAGAACCACAGACAACCGCCGTTGGAACTCCTCGTGTTTGGCTACGCCTGCAAGATTTTCCGGGACGACGAGAAGGCGCGGGAAATGGACCACGGCAAGCAGTTGATTCCCTGGATGGGCGATGTAAATCTCAAGATTGACAG ATACGATGTGCGTGGAGCCCTCTGCGAACTGGCACCGCACGAGGCGCCACCAGGCGGATACGGCAACCGGCTTGAGTACTTGAGCGCCGAGGAGCAGCGCGCCGAGCAGCTGTGCGAGGAGGAGCGCTACCTGTTTCTGTACAATaacgaggaggagctgcgaCTACGACAAG AGGAGGACCTCAAGCGACTGCAGCAGGAAACCTCCGGCGGCAGCTTCTGCCAGGTGGGCTTTCAATACGATAGCCAGTCGGCAGCCTCCACTTCCCTCGGTGGCTCCTCAACGGCGACCTCCCAGCTCTCGCCGAACTCCGAGGAGAGCGAGCTGCCCTTCGTCCTGCCCTACACCCTGATGATGGCACCACCCTTGGACATGCAGCTG CCCGAAACGATGAAGCAGCACGCTATTATCGAGAAGACTGCTCGCTTTATCGCCACCCAGGGCGCCCAAATGGAAATTCTAATCAAGGCAAAGCAGGCGAACAACACGCAGTTCGATTTCCTGACCCAAGGTGGACACCTGCAGCCCTACTACCGTCACCTCTTGGCTGCGATCAAGGCGGCCAAATTTCCGCCCGCACCAGAAACTCCGTTGGATCAGCAGAATACAGACAAGGAAGCACCCTCAGCGGACGACCACAGCGAGGAAGTCGCGGGTGGAAGGAGGAACCCCAATCAAGTGGTCATCACGGTGCCCACCATCAAGTACAAGCCCTCGGCCAACTGCGCCTACACCCAGCTCATTAGCAAGATCAAGGGCGTGCCCCTCCAAGCGGTATTGCTGGAGGACGAGTCAAGCAATCCAGGGAACTCGCAGCACTCGGGCGGCACCGCCTCGCCCGCACTTAGCTGTCGATCCGAAGGACACAACAGCCAGGGAGGGGAGTTCACACCCGTGCTGCTGCAGTACAACGGTAGCACCTTCACACACGAGGAGGAATCGTCGAACCGGGAGCAGCAGGATGATAACGATGGCAACAGTGGTGAGCCGCCGCAGGTGGAGCTGCTTAAGAACACAAGTGCGCTGGCGTTGGCCCAAAACTATAGTTCAGAAAGTGAGGAGGAGGAAGATCAAGTTCAGCcagaaaaggaggaggagaag AAACCGGAGCCCGTGCTTACCTTCCCCGTTCCGGAGGACAATCTAAGGCACATAATCGACAAGACGGCCACATACGTAATCAAGAACGGACGCCAGTTTGAGGAGACCCTTCGCACGAAGAGCGTGGAAAGGTTTAGTTTCTTGCTGCCGGCCAATGAGTACTATCCATACTACTTGTACAAAGTGACCGGCGATGTGGATGCGGCTTCCAAGGAGGAGAAAACTAGGAAAGCAGCAGCTGTAGCTGCCGCCCTGATGTCAAAGAAGGGGCTTAGTtttggaggagcagcagctgcagtgaGTGGAAGCAATCTGGATAAGG cTCCTGTAAGTTTCTCCATTCGGGCTCGCGATGACCAATGTCCATTGCAACACACTTTACCGCAGGAAGCCAGCGACGAGGAGGCTAGTTCGAGTGCTGCTGGGGTGGAGCACGTGCGACCGGGTATGCCAGATAGTGTGCAACGGGCCATCAAACAGGTAGAGACGCAGTTGTTGGCCAGGACCGCCGGGCAGAAGGGCAACACCACGGCTTCCCCATCCTGTTCCTCACCGCAAAAAGAGCAGCGACAAG CTGAGGAGCGTGTTAAGGACAAGCTGGCGCAGATTGCCCGCGAGAAGTTGAACGGAATGATTTCACGCGAGAAACAATTGCAGTTGGAACGAAAGCGAAAGGCCTTGGCCTTTCTTAATCAGATAAAAG GTGAGGGTGCCACTGTGGGCTCTGCTGTGTCTGTTGTTGGTCCGAATCCTCCGGAGTCGGCGGCCGGAGCTGCTACCGCCGACAGTGGTGACGAGTCTGGTGATTCTGTCCGTTCCATACCAATTACATATTTTGGGcccgacgacgatgacgaagTCGGTGAACAAAGGCCTGAGATGAGGCTCAAAGGGGGCACGACGaaggacgaggaggacgacgatgatgaggatggcGGCGATCTGGAGAAGTACAACTTGCTCAACGACGATAGCACGAACACCTTTACCAGCAAACCCGTTCTTCCTCCCACCGCTGCTCCACCTGCTGCCGTTCTGCTTTCTGACGACGATGACGTCCAGCTTGTGACCACTACCTCAACGCGGTCCTCCAGCTCGCGCCATCTTAAAACCCACCGCCGGAGCAGAAGTCGCAGTAAGAACGTCCGAAGCAGTGACAGCAGCCGTTCTAGTCGAGAGTCCTCGCGCCGACGGCGTCAGAAGAGCAGCAGGCGTTCCAGGGAGCCATCATCGAACCCGCCACGTAAGTCCCAGCATTCGTCAACGCAGCGAAAAAAAACCCCCAAAAAGAGGAGGCGCAGCAAAAGTAGAAGTCGCTCTAAAAGCATCCGGCGGAGTAGGAGCATAAGCATATTAAGAACCAACCGGCGGAGCAGATCGCGTAGCTCCAGCTGTAGAAATGCAGAACAGCGACGCCAGCAGGACCGACGGCGCACTCCCACCAAGAAGTCCCACAAGCGGCACAAGCGACGCAGGCGCAGCAGCTCCCCCTGA